In Arthrobacter alpinus, a single window of DNA contains:
- a CDS encoding transposase, which yields MSRERTAAINSLNALLRTVELGFDARKALSVTQINAVAAWREREEDFSLQISRREAVRLASRIIVLTDQLRQNHAELQRLIQAEHPKLLEVFGVGPVNAAIILTAWSHPGRVRSEAAFAALAGTCPVPASSGSTIRYRLNHGGDRQLNKALYTIALSRIHWDQVTKDYVSKRTSQGRTKKEIIRSLKRYITRQIYRTLQSSLETGTSIPDRPQAA from the coding sequence ATGTCTCGTGAACGTACGGCGGCGATCAATTCATTGAACGCTTTGCTGCGGACAGTTGAGCTGGGATTCGATGCACGAAAAGCACTGTCAGTCACCCAGATCAATGCGGTGGCAGCGTGGCGGGAACGAGAAGAAGACTTTAGTCTGCAAATTAGCCGCCGCGAAGCAGTGAGACTGGCGAGCCGAATCATCGTGTTGACAGATCAATTGAGGCAAAATCATGCCGAACTTCAACGCCTGATACAGGCCGAACATCCCAAACTACTTGAGGTTTTTGGTGTCGGTCCTGTCAACGCGGCGATCATTCTTACGGCTTGGTCGCATCCAGGGCGAGTTCGGTCAGAGGCGGCGTTCGCGGCCTTGGCAGGAACATGCCCCGTTCCGGCATCATCCGGGAGCACAATCCGATATCGGCTCAATCATGGTGGAGACCGACAGCTCAATAAAGCGCTCTACACCATCGCTCTGAGCAGGATTCACTGGGATCAAGTAACGAAGGACTACGTCTCGAAACGTACAAGCCAAGGACGAACGAAGAAGGAGATCATCCGCAGCCTCAAACGCTACATCACCCGCCAAATCTACCGAACGCTTCAAAGTTCCTTAGAGACCGGAACCTCGATCCCGGACCGCCCCCAAGCAGCGTAA
- a CDS encoding SDR family oxidoreductase has product MVLIAVAGGTGSAGRAVVEEAVARGYRVRSLSRRLPSADKRVAGAEYVQADFSTAAGVAAGLAEVDALIETLDARSGSALRALPVTSVAVLAAAAAAGISRCVLLTIVRANESSMGYYQAQAARALSYEHSGLPTTVVYATQFHNLVAGIFAAGARVGVIPVFKGVSFQPIATSDVARVLVAAAVSEGQGNRKVVAGGPEVHGMNGLASQWKEATGSSAVALPVPLPGSFGGFLRAGKNLVPEAAVGTVTFRDWVASR; this is encoded by the coding sequence ATGGTGCTAATTGCAGTTGCTGGCGGAACGGGTTCGGCCGGCCGGGCCGTGGTTGAGGAAGCTGTGGCCCGTGGATACCGAGTGCGATCGTTAAGCCGCCGCTTGCCATCTGCCGACAAACGTGTGGCAGGGGCCGAATACGTCCAGGCTGACTTCAGCACTGCCGCGGGAGTCGCAGCAGGGCTGGCCGAGGTGGATGCCTTGATTGAAACCCTTGACGCCCGCTCAGGTTCTGCACTTCGGGCACTTCCCGTCACAAGCGTTGCGGTGTTGGCGGCTGCTGCCGCAGCGGGAATTAGCCGGTGCGTTTTGCTGACGATTGTCCGCGCCAACGAAAGCTCCATGGGTTACTACCAGGCCCAGGCGGCACGTGCTCTGAGCTACGAACATTCTGGGCTTCCTACCACGGTTGTATACGCCACGCAGTTCCATAACTTGGTGGCAGGAATTTTTGCTGCCGGCGCCAGGGTGGGCGTCATTCCTGTTTTTAAGGGTGTTTCCTTTCAGCCCATTGCCACGAGCGATGTTGCCCGGGTATTGGTGGCTGCGGCCGTGTCCGAGGGACAAGGCAACAGGAAAGTAGTTGCTGGCGGGCCAGAGGTGCACGGCATGAACGGATTGGCCAGCCAATGGAAGGAAGCCACGGGTAGTAGTGCGGTGGCGCTGCCCGTTCCGTTGCCGGGATCTTTTGGCGGCTTCCTGCGAGCAGGCAAGAACCTAGTCCCTGAAGCAGCTGTGGGCACAGTGACGTTCAGAGATTGGGTGGCGAGCCGATGA
- the galU gene encoding UTP--glucose-1-phosphate uridylyltransferase GalU, producing MTSAKTVRKAVIPAAGLGTRFLPATKAMPKEMLPVVDKPAIQYVVQEAVSAGLIDVLMITGRNKRALEDHFDRVPVTEQLLEEKGDADRLAAVQHATDLGEIHYVRQGDPKGLGHAVLRAKTHVGDEPFAVLLGDDLIDERDELLTTMIEVQQRTGGSVVALIEVPQEKISSYGCADMTVIDGEDYVRVNHLVEKPSIEEAPSNLAVIGRYVLHPAVFEVLENTPPGRGNEIQLTDALQTLATMEGEGGGVYGVVFHGRRYDTGDKLSYLKAVVTLACENEELGEDLREWLGEFTADFKS from the coding sequence ATGACTTCTGCAAAAACTGTACGCAAGGCCGTTATTCCCGCAGCAGGTTTGGGGACTCGGTTCTTGCCCGCAACCAAGGCAATGCCCAAGGAAATGCTGCCGGTGGTGGATAAGCCCGCCATCCAGTACGTGGTTCAGGAAGCCGTCAGCGCCGGTCTCATCGATGTCTTGATGATTACCGGACGTAACAAGCGTGCCTTGGAGGATCACTTTGACCGTGTTCCAGTGACGGAGCAGCTCCTTGAAGAAAAGGGCGACGCCGATCGCCTCGCCGCAGTGCAGCACGCCACCGATCTGGGCGAGATCCACTATGTCCGCCAGGGCGATCCCAAGGGCCTGGGCCACGCGGTGTTGCGTGCCAAGACCCATGTGGGCGATGAGCCCTTTGCCGTGCTCCTTGGTGATGACCTGATCGATGAGCGCGATGAGCTGCTGACCACCATGATCGAGGTGCAGCAGCGCACCGGCGGGTCCGTGGTGGCCTTGATCGAGGTTCCGCAAGAGAAGATCTCCTCCTACGGTTGTGCCGACATGACCGTCATTGACGGCGAGGACTACGTCCGTGTCAACCACCTCGTGGAGAAGCCCTCCATTGAAGAGGCTCCCTCCAACCTCGCCGTGATTGGCCGCTACGTGCTGCACCCGGCCGTGTTTGAGGTTCTTGAAAACACCCCTCCGGGACGTGGCAACGAGATTCAGCTGACCGATGCCCTGCAGACCCTGGCCACCATGGAAGGCGAAGGCGGCGGCGTGTACGGTGTCGTGTTCCATGGCCGCCGCTATGACACCGGTGACAAGCTCAGCTACCTCAAGGCAGTTGTCACCCTCGCCTGCGAAAACGAAGAACTCGGCGAAGACCTGCGCGAATGGCTGGGAGAATTCACAGCCGATTTCAAGAGCTAG
- a CDS encoding PadR family transcriptional regulator produces MHSSFPAGGFFGNNMDGVWQAVEELRSRFEKPSGTRVGRGEVRSAVLALLAEQPMHGYQIIHEIEERSGGSWKPSAGSVYPTLQLLADEGLISAEEANGRKVYSLTDAGREAVADSDSPAPWDASGPAQGSGFSALPKAGMELAQAAAQVGRTGTKKQVQEAVAVLDDARRKLYSILAQD; encoded by the coding sequence ATGCACAGTTCATTCCCGGCAGGCGGGTTTTTCGGCAACAACATGGACGGCGTGTGGCAGGCCGTTGAGGAGTTGCGTTCACGATTTGAAAAACCTTCGGGCACCCGTGTGGGGCGGGGCGAGGTGCGCTCTGCGGTGCTGGCGCTGCTCGCAGAGCAGCCCATGCACGGCTACCAGATCATCCATGAGATTGAGGAGCGCAGCGGCGGGAGCTGGAAGCCAAGCGCCGGCTCCGTTTACCCAACGTTGCAGCTGCTGGCTGACGAAGGACTGATCAGCGCAGAGGAAGCCAACGGTCGCAAGGTTTACTCACTAACTGATGCAGGCCGTGAGGCCGTTGCGGATTCCGATTCACCAGCACCCTGGGATGCGTCTGGTCCGGCGCAGGGCAGCGGTTTCTCAGCGCTTCCCAAGGCCGGCATGGAGCTGGCTCAGGCTGCGGCCCAGGTTGGGCGTACCGGCACCAAGAAGCAGGTGCAGGAAGCTGTTGCGGTGCTCGATGACGCACGGCGGAAACTGTATTCGATCCTCGCCCAGGACTGA
- a CDS encoding DUF1003 domain-containing protein — translation MTDEPQTWHTKHKDSLTRGQRAADLMRNGMGSWPFVGGFVAFMVVWAAINTLALTSHAWDPYPYILLNLFLSMLAGLQGAILLIAAKRQDAIAGAMAQHDFDTNVKSGKEIELLITINRQQLEILRELQELGKVKTRPL, via the coding sequence ATGACTGATGAACCGCAGACTTGGCATACCAAGCACAAGGATTCCCTCACGCGCGGCCAGCGGGCCGCGGACCTCATGCGCAACGGTATGGGAAGCTGGCCGTTCGTGGGAGGCTTCGTTGCCTTCATGGTGGTTTGGGCGGCCATTAACACCCTGGCATTGACTTCACATGCATGGGATCCGTACCCGTACATCCTCCTAAATCTCTTCCTGTCGATGTTGGCCGGCCTGCAGGGGGCAATTTTGCTCATCGCGGCCAAACGACAGGACGCTATTGCCGGGGCGATGGCCCAGCATGACTTCGACACCAACGTCAAGTCTGGGAAAGAGATCGAACTGCTGATAACCATCAACCGCCAGCAATTAGAGATTCTCCGCGAACTACAGGAACTCGGCAAAGTGAAGACCCGTCCTCTATGA
- a CDS encoding peptidase codes for MPRIFVALLTVLAVLGPAAGAVADSAPPAEGGIGVRLMDAPADRANDPRALIYIVDHMNPGEVIHRRIQVSNTTAEVVSVSVYEAAAQIESGVFAGAPDRTANDLTSWTSVDRSVVTLDANDAQAVAVTIAVPQNAVDGERYGIVWAEIRSVPASADAVTVVNRVGIRVYLSVGTGAEPLSAMHIDSLLAGRNHDGQPVVTAQVRNSGARALDIGGQLSLTDGPGGLNGGPFPVRVPTTLGPGETGHVTATLDASLPAGPWKAHLELKSGPLTETADATLTFPETPGTATAPITPQSNAGILWLSIGLGLAALLLLAVLLVRNRRRQNSDAGIPES; via the coding sequence GTGCCTAGGATTTTCGTTGCCCTGCTGACCGTGCTTGCCGTTTTAGGTCCGGCGGCCGGCGCGGTCGCTGATTCGGCTCCACCGGCTGAAGGAGGCATCGGTGTGCGTCTCATGGACGCACCTGCGGACCGGGCCAATGATCCACGCGCCCTGATCTACATTGTTGACCATATGAATCCTGGCGAGGTGATTCACCGCCGGATCCAGGTCTCCAACACCACTGCCGAGGTGGTGTCAGTGTCCGTGTATGAGGCGGCGGCCCAGATCGAGTCTGGGGTTTTCGCCGGGGCCCCGGACCGCACCGCCAATGATTTGACGTCGTGGACCTCGGTTGACCGCTCAGTCGTTACCCTGGACGCCAACGATGCGCAAGCGGTGGCTGTGACTATTGCTGTGCCCCAGAACGCGGTCGACGGCGAACGCTACGGAATAGTCTGGGCCGAGATCCGGTCCGTCCCGGCTTCCGCTGACGCCGTGACCGTGGTGAATCGCGTAGGCATCAGGGTATATCTCTCCGTCGGAACGGGTGCCGAACCGTTGTCGGCCATGCACATTGACTCGCTACTGGCTGGCCGTAACCATGATGGGCAACCCGTTGTCACGGCTCAAGTACGCAATAGTGGTGCTCGCGCATTGGATATCGGCGGGCAGCTCAGCCTGACCGACGGCCCTGGAGGGCTCAACGGAGGCCCGTTCCCAGTCAGAGTCCCCACCACGCTCGGTCCCGGAGAAACAGGACACGTCACCGCCACCCTAGACGCATCCCTGCCCGCGGGCCCCTGGAAGGCTCACCTGGAACTGAAAAGCGGGCCACTCACCGAAACCGCCGACGCCACCCTCACCTTCCCGGAGACACCCGGAACAGCGACGGCTCCCATCACCCCTCAGAGCAACGCAGGGATTCTGTGGCTCTCCATCGGCCTTGGCCTCGCAGCACTGCTGTTGCTTGCAGTACTCCTGGTGCGGAATCGAAGGCGCCAGAATTCCGACGCCGGAATACCTGAATCTTAG
- a CDS encoding ice-binding family protein, which yields MIQATRPPGGMKGAVQWSPHPGRKSGYRHIARWGSKTIAKSVQISRIGGPSSIRWSAAAGIAALTSVLFVAGMLLSPPRADAAVSPVGLGAAGTYLVLGGTGVTNTGATVLSGDLGVSPATVIVGFPPGIAAGATHAGDAQAGLAQTDLLSAYNNAAGRIPTALDFAGDQNGKTFTPGVYHTAAAFTLTGVMTLDGQGDPNAVFIFQVGAALNTAAGSSVSLVNGAQASNVFWQVLGAAGTGASSSFSGTIMALGAITVGAGAVVTGRALSHAGLVTLSTNTFTFPGGALSISAPTAKNFGSGAAGGKLTVQLGGVTATDNRGQSGAGWTVQASSTAFSNTTTPAAAPIMTTTYASGAATSTTGIAVFLPGQTTTMSTLSSFAVTAFSASATGGSNSATWNPTIVVNLPAQAITGSYTGTITHSVY from the coding sequence ATGATTCAGGCAACGCGGCCGCCCGGGGGCATGAAGGGCGCGGTCCAGTGGTCGCCACATCCGGGTCGCAAGAGCGGCTATCGCCACATCGCTCGATGGGGGTCAAAGACCATTGCCAAGTCTGTTCAGATCAGTCGAATCGGAGGGCCGAGTTCCATTCGGTGGAGCGCAGCTGCAGGGATCGCCGCGCTGACGAGCGTCTTGTTCGTCGCAGGCATGCTTCTGAGCCCGCCACGGGCAGACGCCGCGGTATCACCGGTGGGGTTGGGTGCTGCGGGGACGTATCTGGTGTTGGGTGGGACGGGCGTTACGAACACTGGGGCCACGGTCTTGAGTGGGGATCTCGGGGTAAGTCCGGCAACCGTGATTGTTGGGTTCCCGCCTGGTATCGCGGCTGGTGCCACGCATGCCGGTGACGCGCAGGCTGGGCTGGCGCAGACTGATCTGCTCTCCGCCTACAATAACGCCGCCGGACGGATTCCGACCGCCCTGGACTTCGCCGGTGATCAGAATGGGAAGACCTTTACCCCCGGCGTTTATCACACTGCGGCGGCGTTCACGCTGACCGGGGTCATGACGCTGGATGGTCAGGGTGATCCGAACGCGGTCTTCATCTTCCAGGTTGGTGCCGCTCTCAACACTGCTGCTGGCAGCAGTGTCAGCCTGGTCAATGGTGCTCAGGCCTCCAACGTTTTTTGGCAGGTGCTGGGTGCCGCCGGGACGGGTGCTTCTTCCTCCTTTTCCGGGACGATCATGGCCCTGGGGGCGATTACCGTGGGCGCGGGTGCCGTCGTCACTGGCCGTGCCCTCTCCCATGCCGGACTGGTCACCTTGTCCACCAACACCTTCACCTTCCCCGGCGGCGCCTTGAGTATCAGTGCACCCACGGCTAAGAACTTTGGTTCCGGGGCAGCGGGCGGAAAACTCACCGTACAGCTCGGCGGCGTCACCGCCACGGACAACCGCGGCCAGTCCGGCGCCGGGTGGACAGTGCAAGCATCTTCCACAGCATTCTCCAATACCACCACGCCAGCTGCCGCGCCCATCATGACGACGACATACGCGTCCGGGGCTGCTACATCCACAACCGGAATAGCCGTCTTCCTCCCGGGACAGACGACAACCATGTCAACGTTGTCATCCTTCGCCGTGACAGCCTTTTCGGCCTCCGCCACAGGTGGTAGCAATTCCGCCACATGGAACCCCACCATCGTGGTCAACCTTCCAGCCCAAGCCATCACCGGCTCCTACACCGGAACCATCACCCACTCCGTCTACTAA
- a CDS encoding S1 family peptidase has protein sequence MRANKRAIFKRGGAACAAAAVLIGGTFAASAATAAPSAEATPASVATPSATETAMPNGLAEAVERDLGKSLEQFNAEATLAAKAADVQAEVTKADPAAVVSVAGDTINVKTSATAAAKTAAGTAKVKVTTIEATPLAAKVDAAGVDALFAAYTAEFGLQNLQAIMVNGNGAYVIRTGDAATGVQTPAARSFTVPAQPSVADFASKYANVVVEAAAGPATAFATDVTNGQGYAATSGSDLSACSIGWNGFDAAGKPAVISAGHCADDGVATTTELTDPTTEPAEGGVGGDIVAPLGVFGASQFGGPNNTPATAPSGWDGNNNNLNNIGTDVSVIDSIDQDLNQLAKVTDWTTPAAPKNSGPLVTGVSSAINGTNICKSGRTTGWSCGTVTETGVFLVGGHNLATNPDDIRAVRGFGSTNLLGAQGDSGGAIIAGSLAVGMISAGDPGVITYGVDLKDALAHTAGYSVKIFLEAPTVSTSTPVYRKGAVTGTAPNAPSGSIVLVTIDGVGTEAVVGGDGKWSVAAPNKFGTFTVTAQTKNGFSTSVSTKETIEVIKETLPAPAITTPANKGTVAAPVTTVSGTGNAGATVALSGDVEGTVVVGTDGKWSFTVGQPLGVGSYTVTAKQSLTDWNDSVTATNKFNVVPAAPAVTSPTNGQEFIFDQGPSAISGTNAAGATVTVTINGKSYDAVVVDGTWSVALGGRLATADYTVSAVQRVDGIDSVTANSTFNVLAAPAPPATQEPTPAPTTPAPAATQNPTPAPTQAPVENDLANTGISSTVLAFGAAAAVLILGGAAFLLFRRRSAN, from the coding sequence ATGCGAGCAAATAAGCGCGCTATTTTTAAGCGCGGCGGTGCGGCCTGCGCCGCAGCAGCAGTTTTGATCGGCGGCACCTTCGCTGCCAGCGCCGCCACAGCAGCACCTTCAGCCGAGGCGACGCCCGCCTCCGTCGCCACGCCGTCCGCCACCGAAACAGCGATGCCCAATGGCTTGGCCGAGGCCGTGGAGCGGGATCTAGGCAAGAGCCTGGAGCAATTCAATGCGGAAGCCACTCTGGCCGCCAAGGCAGCAGATGTGCAGGCAGAGGTGACCAAGGCCGATCCGGCCGCCGTCGTCTCCGTCGCTGGCGACACCATCAACGTCAAGACGTCCGCTACCGCAGCCGCCAAAACGGCAGCAGGGACCGCCAAGGTCAAGGTCACAACGATCGAGGCAACACCACTGGCCGCGAAGGTGGATGCAGCGGGCGTCGACGCATTGTTCGCCGCCTACACGGCAGAATTCGGCCTTCAGAACTTGCAGGCCATTATGGTCAACGGCAACGGCGCCTACGTCATCCGCACCGGAGATGCAGCCACGGGAGTGCAGACGCCTGCCGCCAGGTCATTCACTGTGCCCGCGCAACCATCTGTAGCCGACTTTGCCAGTAAATACGCCAATGTCGTAGTAGAAGCGGCTGCTGGTCCCGCGACTGCATTCGCAACGGACGTCACCAACGGTCAGGGCTATGCTGCAACCTCCGGCTCCGACCTATCCGCCTGTTCTATCGGCTGGAACGGCTTCGATGCTGCAGGAAAACCCGCCGTTATCTCGGCTGGCCATTGCGCTGACGATGGTGTGGCAACAACAACCGAATTGACTGACCCCACAACAGAACCTGCAGAGGGCGGTGTCGGAGGCGACATCGTCGCTCCTCTGGGCGTCTTCGGTGCCTCACAGTTCGGCGGACCCAACAATACTCCCGCCACAGCGCCGTCCGGCTGGGACGGCAACAACAATAATCTGAACAACATCGGCACCGACGTTTCCGTTATTGACAGCATCGACCAGGATCTGAACCAGCTGGCCAAAGTCACCGACTGGACAACCCCGGCCGCACCTAAAAACTCCGGTCCTCTGGTGACAGGCGTTTCCAGCGCCATCAATGGCACCAATATTTGCAAGTCCGGCCGCACCACGGGCTGGAGCTGTGGCACCGTGACCGAAACAGGCGTGTTCCTGGTTGGAGGGCACAATCTCGCGACGAATCCCGACGACATTCGCGCCGTTCGAGGCTTCGGTTCAACGAACTTGCTCGGCGCACAGGGCGACTCCGGTGGCGCCATCATTGCCGGTTCACTTGCCGTAGGCATGATCAGCGCCGGGGATCCTGGCGTCATCACCTATGGTGTGGATCTCAAAGACGCCCTGGCACACACTGCAGGCTATTCGGTAAAGATCTTCTTGGAAGCACCTACAGTCTCAACCTCCACCCCGGTATACCGCAAGGGCGCCGTAACCGGCACAGCTCCGAATGCACCATCAGGCAGTATCGTCCTCGTCACCATTGATGGCGTGGGCACTGAGGCCGTCGTGGGCGGCGACGGCAAATGGAGCGTTGCCGCTCCTAACAAGTTCGGAACGTTCACCGTCACCGCACAAACAAAGAACGGCTTCAGCACTTCGGTCTCCACCAAGGAAACCATTGAGGTCATCAAGGAAACCCTGCCAGCGCCAGCAATCACGACGCCTGCCAACAAGGGTACGGTTGCCGCTCCCGTCACCACAGTCTCCGGTACCGGAAACGCCGGCGCAACGGTTGCACTGAGCGGCGACGTCGAGGGCACAGTTGTTGTTGGCACCGACGGCAAATGGTCATTCACCGTGGGACAGCCCCTTGGAGTTGGCAGCTACACCGTCACAGCCAAGCAGTCACTGACTGACTGGAATGATTCCGTCACTGCCACGAACAAATTCAATGTGGTTCCGGCAGCTCCGGCCGTCACCTCGCCCACCAATGGCCAGGAATTCATTTTCGACCAAGGGCCGTCCGCTATCTCCGGCACTAACGCTGCGGGCGCAACGGTGACCGTGACCATCAACGGCAAGTCCTACGACGCCGTAGTTGTTGATGGCACCTGGAGCGTTGCACTTGGTGGCCGCTTGGCTACCGCCGACTACACGGTTTCGGCCGTGCAGCGTGTTGACGGCATCGATTCGGTGACTGCAAACTCCACCTTCAATGTGCTGGCAGCCCCGGCCCCGCCGGCAACACAGGAGCCCACCCCGGCTCCGACTACCCCGGCCCCTGCGGCAACCCAGAACCCCACCCCGGCTCCGACACAGGCACCGGTTGAGAATGATCTGGCGAACACTGGAATTTCCAGCACAGTGTTGGCCTTCGGCGCAGCCGCAGCCGTACTGATTCTCGGCGGTGCTGCGTTCCTGCTGTTCCGCCGCCGCTCAGCCAACTAG
- a CDS encoding DMT family transporter: MASAVGTEASPQFGSAARVLVMGVPLAVAAGLTLPLQARINGELGHRLQDPLLAGLFSFGGAALVMAAATLLIPSGRTAFVKLLADTRKRSIPWYFHAAGLIGAYFIFAQTSFVASVGIAIYTVAVVTGQTVSGLAVDRIGLGPGGKRAITALRVLGVILTVCAVFWAVSPRIAGSPDPLAMLVPLAFVALAGVLMTFQHAVNGRIAAQVRSPIPGTLINYAVGSVALALIWFIKLVLTGGLPTLPIDPWLYLGGVLGCINLVLSALLIRRIGVLLTGLSMIAGQLIGALLMDWLLPVAGSVVYPQTIFGTLLTLAAIVVAALPVSVLQRFRRRLTP, from the coding sequence ATGGCCTCAGCCGTTGGCACCGAAGCTAGCCCTCAATTTGGGTCGGCAGCACGTGTACTGGTTATGGGTGTCCCGTTGGCTGTTGCTGCTGGACTGACCTTGCCGTTGCAGGCTCGGATCAATGGTGAGCTGGGGCATCGGCTCCAGGATCCGCTGCTGGCCGGATTGTTCAGCTTCGGGGGAGCGGCGCTGGTCATGGCAGCCGCTACTCTGCTGATTCCCAGCGGCCGCACCGCGTTCGTCAAGCTCCTTGCGGATACGCGTAAGCGGAGCATCCCGTGGTACTTCCATGCGGCGGGCTTGATTGGTGCATACTTTATCTTTGCGCAGACCAGCTTTGTCGCAAGCGTCGGGATCGCCATCTACACGGTGGCAGTTGTGACCGGCCAGACCGTCAGCGGACTCGCTGTGGACCGGATCGGTCTTGGCCCCGGCGGTAAACGAGCCATCACTGCACTCCGTGTGCTGGGTGTGATCCTCACGGTTTGCGCGGTGTTCTGGGCGGTGTCGCCGAGGATCGCCGGATCGCCGGACCCCCTCGCCATGTTGGTCCCCCTGGCATTTGTTGCCCTAGCCGGGGTATTGATGACCTTTCAACACGCCGTGAATGGAAGGATCGCCGCGCAAGTCCGGTCCCCAATACCGGGAACCCTGATCAACTATGCGGTTGGCAGCGTGGCATTGGCGCTGATCTGGTTTATCAAGCTGGTCCTCACCGGCGGGCTGCCCACGCTGCCGATTGATCCATGGTTGTATCTGGGCGGCGTGCTGGGCTGCATCAATCTGGTCCTGAGTGCCCTGCTGATCCGGCGTATTGGCGTGCTGCTGACCGGGTTGAGCATGATCGCCGGACAATTGATCGGTGCGCTCTTAATGGACTGGCTGCTGCCGGTGGCTGGAAGCGTGGTCTATCCGCAAACTATATTCGGCACCTTGCTCACCTTGGCCGCAATCGTCGTGGCCGCGCTGCCGGTGTCGGTCCTGCAGAGGTTTCGCAGGAGGCTCACGCCTTGA
- a CDS encoding GNAT family N-acetyltransferase has protein sequence MWGQAIWPVTLECGDLVLRPIKLRDKAEWTRVRAHNADWLQPWEASNPVSQGQLPTFSGMVRVLNQQAREASALPFIITESVPTQAKPAIVGQLTVSSIMWGSAMSATLGYWVDQDRAGRGIVPTAVAMATDHCFRALGLHRMEINIRPENAASLRVVEKLGFRDEGLRPRYLHINGQWADHRSFALTSEEVPEGILARWLARR, from the coding sequence GTGTGGGGGCAGGCCATTTGGCCAGTAACCTTGGAATGCGGTGATCTGGTTCTGCGCCCCATCAAGCTTCGCGACAAGGCGGAGTGGACAAGGGTGCGAGCCCACAATGCCGATTGGCTGCAGCCGTGGGAGGCAAGCAACCCTGTGAGTCAGGGGCAGCTGCCCACGTTCTCCGGGATGGTGCGTGTTTTGAATCAGCAGGCACGCGAGGCGTCGGCTCTGCCGTTCATCATCACCGAGAGTGTTCCCACGCAGGCCAAACCAGCCATTGTGGGCCAGCTGACGGTGTCCTCGATCATGTGGGGCTCGGCGATGTCGGCCACCCTTGGCTATTGGGTTGATCAGGACAGGGCCGGTCGAGGAATTGTTCCAACGGCAGTGGCCATGGCTACGGATCACTGCTTCCGTGCACTGGGGCTGCACCGGATGGAGATCAATATTCGTCCGGAGAATGCGGCTAGCTTGCGCGTGGTGGAAAAATTGGGCTTCCGGGATGAGGGGCTGCGCCCGCGGTACCTGCACATCAACGGTCAATGGGCCGATCATCGCAGCTTTGCCTTGACTAGCGAGGAAGTGCCGGAAGGAATTCTGGCTAGGTGGTTGGCCCGGCGCTAG
- a CDS encoding IS110 family transposase: MSIVAEKFSFVVGIDTHAKTHTFAIINTITGEEIANETFPVTVPGGRRALSWIQRRSQGG; encoded by the coding sequence ATGAGCATCGTTGCTGAAAAATTCAGTTTCGTCGTAGGAATTGATACCCACGCAAAAACGCATACGTTCGCGATCATCAACACCATCACTGGTGAGGAAATCGCGAACGAAACCTTCCCCGTCACCGTTCCAGGAGGCAGGCGTGCCCTTTCTTGGATACAACGACGTTCTCAGGGGGGCTAA